A window of the Salarias fasciatus chromosome 7, fSalaFa1.1, whole genome shotgun sequence genome harbors these coding sequences:
- the lrrc4.2 gene encoding leucine-rich repeat-containing protein 4.2 — MSPLGQVSVQPTWNAALLAVLSLMVPALSMCQSTGPELGSANPQNCPGVCSCTNQLSKVVCTRRGLIRVPPNIPANTRYLNLMENSIETIQADTFRHLHHLEVLQLGRNAIRQIEVGAFNGLTSLNTLELFDNRLTVIPSGAFEYLSKLRELWLRNNPIESIPSYAFNRVPSLMRLDLGELRKLEYISDGAFEGLQNLKYLNLGMCNLREFPHLSPLVGLEELEISENVFPELKPWAFRGLKNLRKLWIMNSAITTIERNAFDDITALVELNLAHNNLSSLPHNLFTPLQYLVELHLHHNPWRCDCDVVWLSWWLREYIPTNSTCCGRCHTPVHMRGRYLVEVDQTTFQCSAPFILDAPRDLNISAARVAELKCRTAAMSSVRWLLPNGTVLTHGSAHPRISVLNDGTLNFSNVLPSDTGVYTCMVSNMAGNSNASAYLNVSNAELNTSNLSYFTTVTVEILEPTVEETPKPKPTVPASPSVFQPVFISTPTVLFPNTQTPRQVSVPTARIPSGPAASLDEVMKTTKIIIGCFVAVTLLAAAMLIAFYKLRKRHQQRSTVAAARTIEIIQMEEEVPPVPPPTSGSSGSDDTGLVLPTLVEHNSNTFKPGYVSSSSSSRQGGYGAHWSHNNSLHRSVRQHHSHISTIADPYVIKTTHGKEKVQETQI, encoded by the coding sequence ATGAGTCCTCTGGGCCAGGTTAGTGTGCAGCCTACCTGGAACGCAGCCCTGCTCGCCGTGCTCTCACTCATGGTGCCTGCCCTCAGTATGTGCCAGTCCACAGGCCCTGAGTTGGGCTCAGCTAACCCACAGAACTGTCCAGGTGTGTGCTCCTGCACTAACCAGCTCAGCAAGGTGGTATGTACACGCAGAGGCCTGATCAGGGTTCCTCCCAACATCCCAGCCAACACCAGGTACCTAAACTTGATGGAGAATAGCATAGAGACTATACAGGCGGACACCTTCAGACACCTGCACCACCTGGAGGTCCTTCAGCTGGGCAGGAATGCTATCAGGCAGATTGAAGTGGGGGCATTCAATGGCCTGACCAGTCTGAACACGCTGGAGCTGTTTGACAACAGACTGACAGTCATACCCAGTGGAGCGTTTGAGTATCTGTCCAAGTTGAGAGAATTATGGCTTCGAAACAATCCCATTGAGAGCATCCCTTCTTATGCCTTTAACCGTGTACCCTCACTCATGAGACTGGACTTGGGAGAgctgaggaagctggagtacatCTCCGATGGAGCATTCGAGGGCCTTCAGAATCTCAAGTACCTGAACCTGGGGATGTGCAATCTGAGGGAATTTCCTCATTTGTCCCCTCTGGTGGGACTGGAGGAACTAGAGATCTCTGAGAATGTTTTCCCTGAGCTGAAGCCCTGGGCCTTCCGTGGACTCAAGAATTTACGTAAACTGTGGATTATGAACTCTGCAATCACCACCATTGAAAGGAATGCATTTGATGACATTACGGCCTTGGTGGAGCTCAACTTAGCTCATAATAACttgtcctccctccctcacaaCCTCTTCACCCCGCTTCAGTACCTGGTGGAGTTACACTTGCACCACAACCCCTGGCGATGCGACTGTGATGTGGTGTGGCTCTCATGGTGGCTCAGAGAATACATTCCCACAAATTCCACCTGTTGTGGACGCTGCCACACCCCAGTCCACATGAGAGGACGATACCTGGTGGAAGTTGATCAGACAACCTTTCAGTGTTCGGCACCTTTCATACTCGACGCTCCGAGAGACCTGAACATTTCTGCAGCCAGGGTGGCCGAGCTGAAGTGTCGCACAGCTGCTATGAGCTCAGTCCGGTGGCTTCTCCCCAATGGGACTGTGCTGACCCATGGCTCGGCTCACCCAAGGATATCTGTTCTTAACGACGGAACGCTCAACTTCTCCAATGTTCTCCCATCAGACACTGGAGTCTATACCTGTATGGTGAGCAACATGGCGGGAAATTCCAATGCGTCAGCCTACCTGAACGTCAGCAACGCCGAACTCAACACGTCTAATCTCTCCTACTTCACCACAGTTACAGTGGAGATCTTGGAGCCCACAGTGGAGGAAACCCCCAAGCCCAAGCCTACTGTCCCTGCTTCACCCTCCGTCTTTCAACCTGTCTTTATCTCCACACCTACTGTGCTGTTCCCAAACACTCAGACTCCAAGGCAGGTGTCAGTTCCTACTGCCAGAATCCCTAGTGGGCCAGCTGCCAGTCTGGATGAGGTGATGAAAACCACCAAAATCATCATtggctgttttgttgctgttacTTTGCTGGCAGCTGCCATGTTAATAGCATTCTATAAGTTGCGTAAGAGGCATCAACAGAGGAGCACGGTGGCAGCAGCCAGGACCATAGAAATCATACAGATGGAGGAAGAggttcctcctgttcctccacCAACGTCTGGATCTAGTGGGTCCGATGACACAGGCCTGGTACTGCCTACATTAGTggaacacaacagcaacacctTTAAACCTGGGTATgtgtcctcttcttcctcatccCGCCAAGGGGGCTACGGAGCCCACTGGAGCCATAACAACTCTCTTCATCGCTCAGTCAGACAGCACCACAGCCACATCAGCACCATTGCTGATCCCTACGTCATTAAGACTACTCATGGCAAGGAGAAGGTTCAAGAGACCCAAATCTGA